The following DNA comes from Brassica oleracea var. oleracea cultivar TO1000 chromosome C5, BOL, whole genome shotgun sequence.
GAGGTATATTCTCTATCTAGCAAAACATTTTTGAACATGAACAACCACCTTAGTTCCTTAACCCCTAAATGAATATAAGCATCAGGACCCTACTGAAGTAAAATATGGAGAGTGATGCAAACAATACATCTTAACTACTCCAATTAACTTCAATGTACACGTTAAGTTATTTTATGCAAACTAATGATGATAATTGATAAAACAGGTAGCAGAGGTAATGGCGACAAAGGCAATGCCAGTGACAGTTACAGTGGTGAGAATAGTTTTGAGATTACTCACCTTCAGATTGGGAACTTTGCTGCTATGTGGGTTTGTCTGTCTTGATAAGAAGAATTGGTCTTCTCTTCTTCTCAAATTCTCTGACATCTCGCTTGAAAAAAGAGAAAAAGTACTCCAGAAATGGAACAAGCAGTGGTATAACCCTCTAGCAAGAATTGCTTTTATGATGATCAAAGCCATCTTCCTGTTCTACTACTTCACTTGGGTAAGTTAGTATGAACATAAACATGAATCACCTGAAAAATACACTAAAATTTGACTCTATTGGTTTGGTGATGATGATGTGTTGTTCTATTCAACAACATGGTTTTGTTTCTAATCCACATCATGAACATAATAAACATGAATCATCTGAATAATATACTTTAAATTCAACAGTATTGGTTTGGTTATGATGATGTGTTGTTCTATTCAATAACATGGTATAATAAACTAACTCAATACACATGAACAGACAAATGAAAATACAGAGAACCCTGCATGGGATGCAATTGGTTATAAGGTGGACATAGGTGAAAACGAGGACACGGAACACAAGCAAAGGCCTCTAGAGAAAGGAATCATCGAGACCGCAAAAGAAGACGAGGCAACCATCAAGCAACTCATGATCAGCAAAGGTCTTAAACTCAAAGAGGACAAAGAAAGCAACACTTTCAAGATCGAGTGCGATGCAGTGGTAATAGGCTCCGGCTGCGGAGGAGGAGTCGCAGCAGCGAACCTAGCGAAGTCAGGCCTTAAGGTAATAGTCGTCGAGAAAGGGAACTACTTCGTGCCGCAAGACTACTCAACTCTCGAAGGCCCTTCCATGTTCGAGATGTTCGAAGCCAACGGGCTGCTGATGACTCACGACGGGAGGTTCAGGTTCATGGCGGGGTCAACTCTCGGCGGCGGCTCGGTTGTAAACTGGGCGGCTTCGTTGAAAACACCTGACGCGATCATCGAAGAATGGTCAGTTGATAAAGGTATCGCAACATTCGCTAGAGAGGGATACACAGCTGCTATGGAGAGTGTTTGCAAGAGGATAGGCGTCACTGAGAGAGTCATCAGAGAAGGTTTTCAGAACCAGATACTGCGTAAAGGCTGCGAGAAGCTCGGGCTGGATGTGACGGTAGTGCCGAGGAACTCGTCAGAGGAGCATTACTGCGGTAGCTGCTCGTTCGGTTGCAAAACTGGCGATAAGAGAGGAACAAATATAACATGGCTAGTTGATGCAGTTGACAACAGTGCAGTGATTCTAACACAGTGCAGAGCTGAGAAGCTGATCTTGGCTGATACAGAGACTGGACGAAGGAAAAAAAAAACATGTTTGGGAGTCACAGCTTCGATATCAAACACAACCATAAACAAGATTGAGATCAATGCTAAAGTGACAGTCGTGGCATGCGGCTCGCTGATGACACCGGGGCTGTTATCTTCAAGCGGGTTGAAGAATCGTAACATCGGCCGGGGTCTCCACATCCACCCTATACTCATGGCGTGGGGATACTTCCCTGAGAAAAACTCGAGCTTCAACGGAGCAGCACACGAGGGAGA
Coding sequences within:
- the LOC106296088 gene encoding long-chain-alcohol oxidase FAO1, yielding MNAENREMVGGTRGKKGGHPLLRWSTKQENFSHGFSQSDLQALSAICEAIMPPVPLLSLDLDMKLKVLRNDALLSFFKSSGSHVRPDEVAEVMATKAMPVTVTVVRIVLRLLTFRLGTLLLCGFVCLDKKNWSSLLLKFSDISLEKREKVLQKWNKQWYNPLARIAFMMIKAIFLFYYFTWTNENTENPAWDAIGYKVDIGENEDTEHKQRPLEKGIIETAKEDEATIKQLMISKGLKLKEDKESNTFKIECDAVVIGSGCGGGVAAANLAKSGLKVIVVEKGNYFVPQDYSTLEGPSMFEMFEANGLLMTHDGRFRFMAGSTLGGGSVVNWAASLKTPDAIIEEWSVDKGIATFAREGYTAAMESVCKRIGVTERVIREGFQNQILRKGCEKLGLDVTVVPRNSSEEHYCGSCSFGCKTGDKRGTNITWLVDAVDNSAVILTQCRAEKLILADTETGRRKKKTCLGVTASISNTTINKIEINAKVTVVACGSLMTPGLLSSSGLKNRNIGRGLHIHPILMAWGYFPEKNSSFNGAAHEGEIMTSLHYVFEIDSTTPNITLETPALGPGTFAALVPWVSGKDMKERLAKYARTSHIFVMVRDEGVGEVKGGVVKYKLTKADEENLTTGLRRALRILVAAGAEEVGTYRSDGQRLRCDGVEEEDLEKFLETVDAPPGVVSMSSWWTHSFTAHQMGCCRMGATEEEGAVDGYGESWEAEGLYVCDASVMPTALGVNPMVTTQSTAYCISKRLAALMKKKQD